The Physeter macrocephalus isolate SW-GA unplaced genomic scaffold, ASM283717v5 random_171, whole genome shotgun sequence genomic sequence CCCCTGCTCAGCCCCCTGGCCCGCCCAACGCCTGTAGGTAATGGAGCCGTCCCCGCACTACTCACTCCTGCCACCTGCTTCCCCTGGTGATGGCTCCCTCTGCGGCGCAGCTCAGCCTCCCCGGGCGGGGACACCCTGTCCCCCtgaccctgcctctgcccctcccgCAGTAACCCTGACCTCAGGAGGAGCGACCCTGGCTGGGAGCGCTCGGACAGCGTCCTCCCCGCCTCTCACGGGCACCTGCCCCAGGCTGGCTCACTGGAGCGGAACCGGGTGGGAGGTATGTGAGCCGGGCCCCACGGGCAGCCTCCATCAGGGTGGACCCTGCCTTTGGCTGCTCTCGACtgcggggggggggcaggggggggagCGGGCTGGGCTTGCGGCCACCCGCTGTGCAGGAGTCGGTGACCTCCcgtcccccaccccgccacctcTAGCCTCCAAACTGGACAGCTGCCCCGTGCTCTCCCCTGGGAACAAAGCCAAGCCCGACGACCACCGCTCGCGGCCAGGCCGGCCCGCAGTAAGTCACCGGGTGGCACCTCCGGCCCTGCCTTCTCCCGGTTTGGGGCTTTGGGGCTGATGTGGAGCCTCTTGAGCCCCAGGGAGCTGGGTTCCAGGGTCAGGGCCTTCATTAATCTGTGACTGGAGGGTCTGTGGGCTAACAGGGGGGCGCTGCTCAGTTACTAACCTTTCTTaacctctctcctgcctcttcctggctGCCCTTCTCCCCCCACGGCCCCTCCCAGAGCTATAAGCGAGCCATTGGTGAGGTTAGTGAGCAGGGGCCTGCCGGCGGGAGCCTCTCCTGTTaccctgcccctctctgcctccttcgTACCACCGCCTCTACCCTCACGCAGCTCCTCCCCTGCAGGATTTTGTGTTGCTGAAAGAGCGGACCCTGGACGAGGCCCCCCGGCCTCCCAAGAAGGCCATGGACTACTCGTCATCCAGCGAGGAGGTGGAGAGCAGCGAGGACGACGAGGAGGAGAGCAACGGGGAACCGTCAGAGGGGAGCAGAGATACCCCTGGGGGCCGGTATGGGGcatcctgggggcgggggggggggtgcagcCAGCTTGAGGGAAAGCGGTTTCCTTTTCCCAGAGGGGGGGTGGTCCCCGGCTATCACTGCTGCTCagttcttcctccccttccctagAGAATGGGGtacagggctgggggctggtgtCCCCGGCTCTCTCTCACTGTCCTGTCAGTTGGGGGGCCTCTTCAGGTGCCTCTGTGCGGCCAGCCCTCCCCGAGTGCTGGGCAGGGGGTAGGGGCTGCCGGCTGAGGGCTGAGTGCGTCGTGTTCCAACGGACACTGAAGGCGCCAGTCCTCCGGCTCTTGTCTGCTCCCTGTGGCACTTGGGTGGCAGGCAGGGCCTGGAGGGCCTCCTGACCTTCCTCTCTCCCATAGCAGCGATGGAGACACAGACAGCGTCAGCACCATGGTGGTCCATGACGTGGAGGAGATAGCCGGCACCCAGACCCCCTATGGGGGTGGCACCATGGTGGTCCAGCGCGTGAGTGGGCCCCCCCCGTCCTTCCCCAGCCTGCCGTGCACCTCCTTGGCCCCAGCACTGGCccccttctctctgttcctttagACCCCCGAAGAGGAGCGAAGCCTGCTGCATGCTGATAGCAACGGTTACACGAACCTGCCAGATGTGGTCCAGCCCAGCCACTCGCCCACCGAGAGCAGCAAAGGTCAAAGCCCCCCCTTGAAGGATGGAGGCAGTGACGTAAGTCAGTGAAGATGGCTCCACAGGGCGAGAAGAGATCCCTGGCCGTGGGCAGGAGACCCAGGGGTGCTGGGGGCGCTGTGGTCAGCAGGGTGGAGCCCCGGGGAGCTGGTTGGCCAGGGTACAACAGGAGGGGGCGGGCAAGGGTGGGGTCTGGTGTGTCTGCCTCACTGCCGCCCCCACCCCGCAGTACCAGTCTCGTGGGCTGGTAAAGGCCCCTGGCAAGAGCTCGTTCACGATGTTTGTGGACCTGGGGATCTACCAGCCTGGAGGCAGTGGGGACACCATCCCCATCACAGGTGAGACGAGAGATCTGGAGATGGGCACAGGTGGGCCCCTGATGACTGGGCTTCACAAAGCGGTCACGGCCTCCCCTGTGGCCTGAACCCGCCCTGGCACCAAGGGGCCCCCTTGACCCAAGAGAAAAAATGCTCAGTCGTGGCCCAGGGACTCGCATGACAGAACGAGGACTTGGCCAGTCCTTCTGGCCCTGTTTAAACTCCTCCAGGTGCCTCCTCCGTTCTCCAGTCTTTCCCTTTCGTTCTGAGTAGTCTGGGGTGCGGAGTAAAGAGAGACGGGGTGAGAGGGCTGCGGCCCACTGTCCGTTCCTCTCGTCCTTCTGGCAGCCCTGGTGGGTGGAGAGGGCGGTCGGCTCGATCAGCTGCAGTATGACGTGAGGAAAGGCTCTGTGGTCAACGTGAACCCCACCAACACCCGGGCCCACAGCGAAACCCCCGAGATTCGGAAGTACAAGAAGCGGTTCAATTCCGAGATCCTCTGTGCGGCCCTTTGGGGTAAGCCAGGAccgggaaggaaaggagggggccTGGTGTGCCCCCATGCTCCTGGTCAGGCGagggcctggctctgcctctgatcTGCCCAAGGGCTCCTATTGCAGGGGTCAACCTGCTGGTGGGCACGGAGAACGGGCTGATGTTGCTGGACCGAAGTGGGCAGGGCAAGGTGTATGGACTCATCGGGCGGCGACGCTTCCAGCAAATGGATGTGCTGGAGGGACTCAACTTGCTCATCACCATCtcaggtgtgtggggggggcggggctgggaggagggctcAGCCCCTGGGCCATCCGTCACCACCTTCAGTCTGGGAGGAGGGCAGCCTTGGTCCAGGAGCTGGAAGGTGGGGCCGCACTTTCTCACCCCTCGTGGTTCGCACACGGACAGCGGGGGAGGCAGAAGCTGGACCTCTGATgaggtgggtgtgtgtgtctgtccctcagggaaaagaaacaaattgcgGGTATATTATTTGTCCTGGCTGCGGAACAAGATCCTGCACAATGACCCAGAAGTGGAGAAGAAGCAGGGCTGGACCACTGTGGGGGACATGGAGGGCTGCGGGCACTACCGTGTTGGTGAGGAGGTCACGACACAGTGGCCGGGGCACACTTGTttgtgagaagagaaagaaacggGCCTGCGCTAAGAAAGCCTTGTAGCCAGAGATGGGGGGCACACAGTTGGGGGTGCAGACAGACCTGTGGGAGGGGCTGCAGCCCAAGAAGGGAAGTTCCTGcatccctctttttttcctgcccCCAGTGAAATATGAACGCATCAAATTCCTGGTCATTGCCCTGAAGAACTCTGTGGAGGTGTATGCTTGGGCCCCCAAACCTTACCACAAATTCATGGCTTTCAAGGTaaccccagcctcagcccccaaCACTGTTCCGAGGTCTGGCTCCTCCACCCACATCCCCTGAGCTCTTCTGTCCTCCATAGTCCTTTGCTGACCTCCCACACCGCCCTCTGCTGGTGGACCTGACGGTAGAGGAGGGACAGAGGCTCAAGGTCATCTATGGCTCCAGCGCTGGCTTCCATGCTGTGGATGTCGACTCGGGGAACAGCTATGACATCTACATCCCTGTGCACGTAAGCTTGGCAGGGCTGCGGACAGACTGGGGCCACCAGTCTGTGCCCCAGACTTGGGGCCTCCAGCCCACCTTCTCCTCCCAGATCCAGAGCCAGATCACGCCCCACGccatcatcttcctccccaacacGGATGGCATGGAGATGCTGCTGTGCTACGAGGATGAGGGCGTCTATGTCAACACGTATGGGCGGATCATTAAGGACGTGGTGCTGCAGTGGGGAGAGATGCCCACCTCTGTGGGTGAGTGAGGTGCCCGCCCTCCAAGCCTGTGTCCCCGACCGAGCTGGGCTGCAGCCCACTCACTGTCCCTCCACTCCCTTCCCCCCCAGCCTATATCTGCTCCAACCAGATCATGGGCTGGGGTGAGAAAGCCATTGAGATCCGCTCCGTGGAGACGGGCCACCTAGACGGGGTCTTCATGCACAAACGAGCCCAGAGGCTCAAGTTCCTGTGTGAGCGGAACGACAAGGTGGGAATGACAAGGGGCCCGGGCTCCTGCACTGGGTGGGCCCCCAGGACCTGGGCCccggggcagagctgggggaaggggtggttCCGGGTCTTCCTGGAAGGTCTCCAGGGAGCGCACTGTGTGGTCACAGCTTGCCCTTCCCTCGTCTTCCCTCTCTGAGAACTCTCCAGATTCCTTCCCCCGGAGGTCTGCCTGCTGCCCACTTCCCCAGGTGTCCCCGCCATTCGGAGGgacggtggcgggggggggggggggcgctctGAGGGGCTCCTGTCTGCGGGCTGtgtttccctctttccccttctggggggggggggcgggggggggggggggggggggggggggggggggggggggggggggggggggggggggggggggggggggggggggggcattcTGAGGGACTCCGTTCTGcggtctgtctctccctctttccccttctcccagtTGATTGAgacgctccccccaccccccacccctcggTGACTTCTGCTTCTACCCCACCCAGGTGTTTTTTGCCTCAGTCCGCTCTGGGGGCAGCAGCCAAGTTTACTTCATGACCCTGAACCGTAACTGCATCATGAACTGGTGACGGGGCCCTGGACGGGGCTGTCCGACGTGGACCagctctcccccccacccccacacttcCCAGGCCgcccttcttttccctccctggGCTTTGCTTTTACTGGTTTGATTCACTGGAGCCTGCTGGGAACGTGACCTCTGACCCCTGATGCTTTTGTGATCACGTGACCATCCTCTTCCCCAACATGTTCTCTCCCCAAAACTGTGCCTGTCCCAACTTCTGGGGAGAGGCACAGCTTCCCCTTACCAGGAATTGAGTGGGCCTGGCCCCACCCCCCCTTCTCCACTTAAGAGGAGAATGCTTGGGGCTTGGACCCCATACCCCACTGCTGCTGACTCGGCAGGGCCCTGGGCCCCTTTATTTGCACGTCAGGGGAGCCGGCTCCCCCCTTGAATGTACCAGACCCTGGGGGGGGTCACTGGGCCCTAGGTGTTAGGGGGGGTCTCCAGCCACTCCAGGGGCAGGGAccatttcctcattttctgaAAGCACTTTAAtgattcccctccccccaaaccccaGGGAATGGAGGGGGGACCCCCGCCAGCCAAAACATTTACCCCTTTCCAACCCCTGTCTCTTCTCGCCTCTGCCCTTccctggtggagggagggagcagggagctCTCACCCTCCACAGCCCCTTGCTTGCATCTGTATATAGTGTGAGCAGCAAGTagccctggcccctccctgcccccaccactcCGTAATGTAGTGGCCTTGGAGATCTCCGTTTGTTAATAAAGACAATTCAACCAGCTCCCACCATTTCAGGCCTTAACGTTATTCTGTTTTCTCTCAGCATCCCAGCTACTAGCCAGGGCCCCCCAGCATTGCTGGGATGAAGGGGGCGGGCAGGGTGGTGTGGAATCTGCAGTCAGTgagaggggtggagagggggGCGTCTGCTGAGCCAAGAGAACCTGGAGGAAACAACTGAGGGAGGGCCGGGACATCCTCAGCCTTAAACCTGTGGGGCCCTCCACAGGGGCCATTTGGTTTCCACCCACACCAGCCTGGCCAGGCCGTGAAGGCGCCTGGCTCGAGCCTCTCTCTATATGCAAGTCCTGcatggcgggggagggggttCTCTCCTGTTTGGCAACAAATGAGTAAAGATCTCTTAGAGGCTCACAGGGCTAGAGGGTCACATGGAGCTGGGGCCCAAGAAAAACTGGGAGGTCAGGAAGAATGAATTGAAGATGGTTCTTGCCTTCCGGAGGGCTGACATGCAAGAGCCTGCCTGAACCATCTGCCATCTTCTGATGTCTGCCCCGGTGGCCAGACCtacacacgtgtgcacatatGACTCTTGCGAAGCTGAATACAGATTTATCATTGGCAGTACGAAAGGATCGTAATAAAGCAGTGGGAGCAActtgtttttcagatttcctcCTGGAGATGGGTGGGAACGTTTGTCACCGTGGCTGCAGGCTCACGCCTACATACAGGGCGGGTAGGGCAGTTCGGGCACTTGGTTGAAGTAGGCCCCGAGGAAGATGAGGCTGGAGCCGACAAGGAAGAGCACCAGAGCGGCCCAGAAGCAGATATTGTCAAGGGCCTTCCCCATGCGCACCCAGTCAGACACCTCCTGGGGAAGGGGCGGGCAAAGCTGAGTCCCTAAAAGCTGCAGGAGCCTGCTGCACGAGTCAGGGAGAGCGGAGGCCCCCAGCAGCTCCCCACCCAGCCTCTCCGGCTCCTGCCCCACCTCGCCGGTGGCCTCCTGGTCTCGCGTGCTCTCGGCCACGAAGTTCACGGCATCCACACAGCAGCGGATCTCGGGGGAGGCGGCGCCCAGGCTCTGGCAGAGGGCAGCTGGTGGGAGCGacgccggggggtggggggtgattaggagcctctcccgctgcaggtGCCCCCGCTGGCCCGCTCGGGCACTGCTCACCAGTCCAGCTCCCGTGCCGGTGCCTCTGCCCCTCAAATATGAGCTCGCTCCGCGGCTTTTTCAGTATCAGCTCCTCCGCGCGGAGCAGTAGGCCCAAGGACGACGCCCGCCTTGCGGGTGAGGCGGCCCGGGGGACCTCGTGGGGTGCGCCCGAGCCCAGGAATTGGGGCAGCAGCTCCAGTAAGACCTGGGGGCGGGCGGCCGAGGCGGGGGGCGGCCGGGAGGTTAGCTCGAAGCCCCGCCTCCCGCCCGGAGGCCCCCCCACCCGGTGCTTACGTGGCGCAGCCGCGGGGACATGGCGTGAGTGGTGGGCGTCCGACAAGACACGTTGAGCACGAAGACACAATTCACGACAATGAGCGTGGCAACCACCATGACGAAAATGAGGTACCTGAGGAGCCCGGAGTTCGTGACGTCGcagcctccccacttcccctgaGCCACAGCGGGGGGCCACTAGTCCTCTGACCTCACAAACGCATCTTTCCGCAAGGGGTGGAGTTACGCCCTTAGCTGCTGCTCCTCTGCGGGCCAGACGCGTCCCCCGCCGCCCCGCCAAGCCCTTCTTCCCCCTCGCCCCGCCGGCGGCAACCATGAAGGGGACCCCCCAGCTCCCTGGAAACCCTGCTGTGGGTCTACCACTTCCACAGCTCCACCGAGGTGCGCCTACGCCgctgcccaccctccacccccaaggGTGGCACCTCGAAACGCTCGGGGAAGGTTTCCAGCGTCCCCCCATTACCTCTGCCCTAGGACCTGATGACCCCACAGTCCCTGTGCTTTTCCAGGTGGCCCTCCAGCCCCCGCTTCCTTCTTCCCTGGAACTCGTGGCCGCAGCCCCTGAATATCTGGAGCAGCGGTTCAGAGAGCCGAAGTCCCTGGAGCCGCGAGAGGCAGAGAAGCCGCCCGCCCCGAAGCCCACCCTGGGGCTGGTGCTAAGAGAAGCCGCGGCCAGCGTAGTGAACTTCGGGGCCACCTTGTTAGAGGTGGGGTGCCGGGGGTGCTGAggaggggcggggaagggggatCGAGCGGCAGGAGCAGGGACCTCCGCACCTCCGCCAACTCCTGTACCCCCGCTGCAGATCTCAGCCCTG encodes the following:
- the LOC102979219 gene encoding misshapen-like kinase 1, coding for MDYSSSSEEVESSEDDEEESNGEPSEGSRDTPGGRDGDTDSVSTMVVHDVEEIAGTQTPYGGGTMVVQRTPEEERSLLHADSNGYTNLPDVVQPSHSPTESSKGQSPPLKDGGSDYQSRGLVKAPGKSSFTMFVDLGIYQPGGSGDTIPITALVGGEGGRLDQLQYDVRKGSVVNVNPTNTRAHSETPEIRKYKKRFNSEILCAALWGVNLLVGTENGLMLLDRSGQGKVYGLIGRRRFQQMDVLEGLNLLITISGKRNKLRVYYLSWLRNKILHNDPEVEKKQGWTTVGDMEGCGHYRVVKYERIKFLVIALKNSVEVYAWAPKPYHKFMAFKSFADLPHRPLLVDLTVEEGQRLKVIYGSSAGFHAVDVDSGNSYDIYIPVHIQSQITPHAIIFLPNTDGMEMLLCYEDEGVYVNTYGRIIKDVVLQWGEMPTSVAYICSNQIMGWGEKAIEIRSVETGHLDGVFMHKRAQRLKFLCERNDKVFFASVRSGGSSQVYFMTLNRNCIMNW